One region of Amphiprion ocellaris isolate individual 3 ecotype Okinawa chromosome 9, ASM2253959v1, whole genome shotgun sequence genomic DNA includes:
- the LOC111564548 gene encoding hepcidin-like, which translates to MKTFSVVVAVAVVLTFICIQQSSATSAEVEEVEEATSNHNPAAEHQETLVDSWTMPHNRQKRGFKCKLCCNCCKRGVCGLCCKKKF; encoded by the exons atgaagacattcAGCGTTGTGGTTGCAGTGGCCGTGGTGTTGACCTTTATCTGCATTCAGCAGAGCTCTGCCACTTCAGCAGAG GtagaagaggtggaggaggcaACGAGCAACCACAATCCAGCTGCTGAGCATCAGGAGACGTTGGTGGACTCATGGACG ATGCCACATAACAGACAAAAACGTGGCTTCAAGTGTAAACTTTGCTGCAACTGCTGCAAACGTGGGGTCTGTGGATTGTGCTGCAAAAAGAAATTCTGA
- the LOC118469890 gene encoding LOW QUALITY PROTEIN: hepcidin-like (The sequence of the model RefSeq protein was modified relative to this genomic sequence to represent the inferred CDS: substituted 1 base at 1 genomic stop codon), producing MKTFSVTAALAVMLTFIYIXENSAVPVSEEQALEEPLRPEHPAAAHEERIVDSWKKGKTERVKMKTFCVVVSVAVVFTFIYIQGNSAFPFTTVQESEEAMSNDSPAASQEETSVEMWIMPFNIRQNRYTGPIRCRYCCGCCAIGVCGMCCK from the exons ATGAAGACATTCAGTGTTACGGCTGCATTAGCTGTCATGCTCACATTTATCTACATCTAGGAGAACTCTGCTGTCCCAGTCAGTGAA GAGCAAGCGTTGGAGGAGCCACTGAGGCCTGAACATCCAGCTGCAGCACATGAAGAAAGAATCGTGGATTCTTGGAAG aaaggaaaaactgaaagagtgaaaatgaagacattcTGTGTTGTAGTGTCTGTGGCTGTTGTGTTTACCTTTATTTACATACAGGGGAACTCTGCCTTCCCATTCACTACA GTTCAAGAGTCGGAGGAGGCGATGAGCAACGACAGTCCAGCTGCATCACAAGAAGAGACATCAGTGGAAATGTGGATA ATGCCATTTAACATCAGGCAGAACCGTTATACTGGTCCCATTAGATGCCGTTATTGCTGTGGTTGCTGTGCCATCGGcgtctgtgggatgtgctgcaAGTGA